Proteins from a genomic interval of Candidatus Neomarinimicrobiota bacterium:
- a CDS encoding DUF202 domain-containing protein codes for MSEQPPDTQGEKQSQIKSTHDYQTYLIWKTGHINNERKYLAWIRASIGLFTLGFIVERIELFLKNSAAREVADHFTDLPFSNMVIPLVFFALGGLIIIIATLEFFVDRRRLNEMEEESTRRLDVLIVSTLILLVVVAVLFLLPGFSV; via the coding sequence ATGAGTGAACAACCACCTGATACTCAGGGGGAGAAACAATCCCAAATCAAAAGTACCCACGATTACCAGACGTATCTCATCTGGAAAACCGGTCATATTAATAACGAACGCAAATATTTGGCATGGATTCGCGCCAGTATCGGTCTGTTTACGCTGGGATTCATCGTGGAACGAATTGAACTGTTTCTAAAAAATTCCGCGGCACGGGAAGTGGCCGACCATTTTACCGATCTGCCATTTTCAAACATGGTAATTCCCCTGGTTTTCTTTGCCCTTGGTGGACTAATTATCATCATTGCCACCTTGGAATTCTTCGTAGATCGGCGCCGACTGAACGAAATGGAAGAGGAATCCACACGCAGGCTGGATGTCCTTATCGTCAGCACGCTTATACTTCTGGTCGTGGTTGCCGTCCTGTTCTTGTTGCCTGGATTTTCCGTGTAA
- a CDS encoding class I SAM-dependent methyltransferase — MNEIRPCPACKGRELKEEYFEEPFYVMKCQNCDLVFLGNPPEDESLYDEFYAGSGDSGEDYHADSPVLTLREMYHINAQRIELITRFENTGFLLDIGCGNGFFLASLKEQTSIDGLGVDIAGDAVEFARREFGVAAKTATIGDLLEEEHRFDIITLWHVLEHFKDPFRILRKVHALLKPGGACVIEVPNLNSLKFRLAREKWEGGNHPRYHRTFLRRRHSGER; from the coding sequence ATGAATGAAATTCGGCCGTGTCCCGCTTGCAAGGGGCGGGAACTCAAAGAGGAGTATTTTGAGGAACCGTTCTATGTGATGAAATGCCAAAACTGTGATCTGGTTTTCCTCGGAAATCCCCCGGAAGATGAGTCGTTATACGACGAATTTTATGCCGGTTCTGGCGACTCCGGCGAGGACTACCACGCAGACTCTCCTGTCCTGACTCTTCGGGAGATGTATCACATTAATGCGCAGCGCATAGAACTCATAACACGGTTCGAGAACACCGGATTTCTATTGGATATTGGATGCGGCAACGGGTTTTTTTTAGCCAGCCTGAAGGAGCAAACTTCCATTGACGGTTTAGGCGTTGATATTGCCGGGGATGCCGTCGAGTTTGCCCGGCGTGAATTTGGCGTGGCTGCAAAAACAGCGACAATCGGTGATCTTCTGGAAGAGGAACACAGGTTCGATATCATAACACTCTGGCACGTGCTCGAACATTTCAAAGACCCGTTTCGGATCCTGCGTAAGGTGCATGCGCTCCTCAAACCGGGAGGAGCATGCGTCATCGAAGTACCCAACCTTAATAGCCTGAAATTCAGGTTGGCCAGAGAGAAATGGGAAGGAGGCAATCATCCCCGGTATCACCGGACTTTTTTACGCCGAAGACACTCCGGCGAGCGCTAA
- a CDS encoding T9SS type A sorting domain-containing protein, with product MFSRGITILCSLIFITAGLNAEEIIIQENETGFCNVDGTIVLKEDNPGDPIAEGATGDGYADTGFGVDVSISWSVYAEVAGTYTLLWRYAVGGDAGDRPGELLINGASYLETVNFPHTSEWYDWTVSDSLEVELEAGTNKIRLEAHKENGLGNYDYLKVVGDGISASECTPSYTVSVGQNTADWGTVSYDPVQKYYEEGTEITLTANASDGYFFQSWSGTVPGSTATHTITVEDNIEAEAIFLPEGTAPDPNLVGYAAVQDDKGTPYFTIGGALGDTVTAGTFDELQAHMDNPDPLVIEVAGLIETHRQLSFSSDKTLLGTSENAQLKGIELDINGVRNVIIRNMKIGFVKDTLNVADAVVITGGSKNIWIDHCELLSDRDHGKDYYDGLLDIKNESSFITISWTKLHDHEKVSLIASGDDSEQDSVIRATYHHNYFYNCGSRLPSIRFGRAHLFNNYYQSNSTAINSRMGACVRVERNYFEDVGTAVMMVYSPEKGAVQLIDNHFGDANYSDSPTCELDVPYEYEAFLDATEDVPEIVTGELGVAVEDDPVAVVSEFSLGNYPNPFNAETRIEFSLPNRSEVNLTVYDLRGRPVAHPIAGKTYGPGVHTIDWNASEMPSGIYFYRIRTGSKILTQKMVLLK from the coding sequence ATGTTCAGCAGAGGGATCACGATACTTTGTAGCCTGATATTTATAACCGCAGGTCTCAACGCCGAAGAGATAATCATCCAGGAAAACGAGACCGGCTTTTGTAATGTCGACGGAACTATTGTGTTAAAAGAAGACAATCCCGGTGATCCTATTGCCGAAGGGGCAACCGGTGACGGATATGCAGATACCGGATTTGGTGTGGATGTGAGTATTAGCTGGAGCGTGTATGCAGAAGTGGCCGGAACGTATACCCTTCTCTGGCGATATGCCGTTGGTGGTGATGCTGGCGATCGTCCCGGTGAACTGCTTATAAACGGCGCATCGTATCTGGAAACCGTAAATTTTCCCCACACAAGCGAGTGGTATGATTGGACGGTTAGTGATTCCCTTGAAGTGGAACTGGAAGCCGGAACCAATAAAATACGGCTTGAGGCACATAAGGAGAACGGACTCGGTAACTACGATTATCTGAAGGTGGTTGGCGACGGGATTTCCGCCTCCGAGTGTACGCCATCGTACACGGTAAGCGTGGGACAGAATACCGCCGACTGGGGAACGGTCTCCTACGATCCGGTACAGAAATATTACGAAGAAGGCACAGAAATTACGCTCACCGCAAACGCGAGCGACGGGTATTTTTTCCAGTCCTGGTCTGGGACGGTTCCCGGATCCACCGCGACACATACTATTACCGTGGAAGACAACATCGAAGCCGAAGCCATTTTTCTCCCGGAGGGAACAGCGCCTGATCCGAATCTAGTGGGATACGCGGCGGTGCAGGACGATAAGGGCACGCCGTATTTTACCATCGGCGGAGCGCTGGGCGATACGGTCACAGCCGGGACTTTCGATGAACTGCAGGCGCACATGGACAATCCTGATCCGCTGGTTATCGAAGTGGCCGGTCTCATTGAGACGCACCGGCAGCTCTCATTCAGTTCGGATAAAACGTTATTGGGTACCAGTGAAAATGCACAACTGAAGGGTATCGAACTGGACATCAACGGGGTACGGAACGTGATTATCCGGAATATGAAGATCGGGTTTGTGAAGGATACGCTCAATGTAGCCGACGCCGTGGTCATCACCGGGGGATCGAAAAATATCTGGATAGACCACTGTGAGTTGCTTTCCGACCGGGACCACGGGAAAGATTATTATGACGGGCTGCTGGATATCAAGAATGAGTCGTCGTTTATTACTATTTCCTGGACAAAGCTCCACGATCATGAGAAAGTCAGCCTGATTGCCTCCGGCGATGACAGCGAGCAGGATTCGGTGATCAGGGCAACCTATCACCATAACTATTTCTACAATTGCGGCTCCCGCCTGCCCAGTATCCGGTTTGGCAGGGCACATCTCTTTAACAATTACTATCAGAGTAACAGTACAGCAATCAATTCCAGGATGGGGGCCTGCGTACGCGTCGAACGGAACTATTTTGAGGACGTCGGTACTGCAGTTATGATGGTGTACAGCCCGGAAAAGGGCGCCGTCCAGCTGATCGACAATCATTTTGGCGATGCCAATTATTCGGACTCACCCACCTGCGAACTGGACGTACCGTACGAGTACGAGGCGTTCCTGGACGCAACGGAAGACGTTCCGGAAATCGTGACCGGGGAACTTGGAGTTGCTGTAGAGGATGATCCGGTGGCGGTTGTGTCGGAATTTTCGCTGGGGAACTACCCGAACCCGTTTAACGCGGAGACTCGAATCGAATTTTCATTGCCGAATCGTTCGGAAGTCAATTTGACAGTCTACGATCTCCGTGGGAGACCGGTCGCTCATCCCATCGCTGGGAAAACCTATGGTCCCGGAGTGCATACCATAGATTGGAACGCCTCAGAGATGCCGTCCGGGATCTATTTTTATCGCATCAGAACCGGCAGCAAGATTCTGACTCAAAAGATGGTGCTGTTGAAATAG
- a CDS encoding T9SS type A sorting domain-containing protein — protein MRKLSLGIFLIIGILGQFVSARIPPVIEDLQVYDAENAADWQIRSGLEVGDLMYGDREYTISSLPDEYTGLNWIQTANDSKEFGGDTLATFQVTDSAAVYVAFDDRVSTRAWMDDWEITGDDLVSSETNPISFSLYRKDFNAGETVAIGPVNQGSGASNLILITRNLNYNYVTPDPFEIATQFDVARSSDMTSEPVTLSGLTEPTPIRISNPGSFSINDGQFQSEAGTVESGDQVQFHLPTPSNYSQVASSQIAVGDYLTNFTVRTIDNPDSGWAQVPEILDRIQPPTFPDRDYLITDYGADPTGQTKSTEAINAAIDSCSAQGGGRVVVPADTFLTGAIHLKSNVNLHLREGAVVQFSTDPADYLPVVYTRFEGTECKNYSPFIYAYEQENIAITGKGTLDGQADYDNWWAWKNTQGSDVIKLRQQAEDSVAVEDRIYGEGSHLRPNMIQPYRGKNILIEDVTVLNGAMWHIHPVLCENVTVRNVTVRGHGPNNDGCNPESSKDVLIDSCLFDTGDDCVAIKAGRNADGRRIGVPSENIIVQNSTMYDGHGGVVIGSEMTGGARNIFAQNCYMDSPSLDRALRIKTNSRRGGFVENVYFKDIEIGEVARAVVWVNCYYSNETGDFTPTVRNVKVENVTSQESDYAVWMRGLNESPVSNIRLINCNIQGVSHGNSLDNVANLSLQNVTINDESWNTILEPVGEGVTVLGTAEAPESLPDRVRLLQNYPNPFNASTTINYSLAKPGDVSLTIYDISGRKVTTLTQGHRNAGSYSIRWDGRNVAGISVGSGIYFYRITVDGRPGLQKRMVLLK, from the coding sequence ATGCGGAAACTGTCTCTTGGAATCTTTTTAATAATTGGGATTCTCGGTCAATTTGTTTCAGCCCGGATTCCTCCGGTAATAGAAGACTTGCAGGTTTACGATGCCGAAAACGCGGCCGATTGGCAAATCCGATCCGGCCTGGAGGTCGGAGATCTGATGTACGGAGACCGGGAGTATACGATAAGTTCCCTGCCGGATGAATACACCGGTTTGAACTGGATTCAAACGGCAAACGATTCCAAGGAATTCGGGGGCGATACGCTGGCGACGTTTCAGGTGACTGATTCGGCAGCCGTGTATGTCGCCTTTGACGATCGTGTCTCAACGCGTGCATGGATGGATGATTGGGAAATTACCGGCGATGATCTTGTGAGCAGCGAAACGAATCCGATATCATTCAGCCTGTACCGGAAGGATTTCAACGCCGGGGAAACGGTTGCGATTGGTCCGGTAAATCAGGGGAGCGGGGCGAGTAACCTAATCCTGATCACGCGAAACCTGAACTATAATTACGTGACACCGGATCCGTTCGAAATCGCCACCCAATTCGACGTGGCTCGGTCGTCTGATATGACCTCTGAACCAGTGACTCTCAGCGGATTAACGGAACCAACACCAATTCGCATTAGTAATCCGGGCTCATTCTCGATAAATGACGGCCAATTTCAGTCCGAGGCCGGCACAGTCGAAAGCGGTGACCAGGTGCAATTCCACCTTCCGACGCCGTCAAATTACAGCCAGGTCGCCAGCAGCCAGATCGCCGTGGGCGATTACCTGACGAATTTCACTGTCCGGACCATCGACAATCCCGACTCCGGCTGGGCGCAGGTTCCGGAGATCCTGGACAGGATTCAGCCGCCGACCTTCCCGGATCGGGATTACCTGATTACGGACTATGGCGCCGATCCAACGGGTCAAACCAAGTCGACTGAAGCGATCAATGCAGCCATCGACTCCTGCAGCGCACAGGGCGGCGGCCGGGTTGTGGTGCCGGCGGATACGTTCCTGACCGGGGCAATTCACCTGAAGAGCAACGTGAATCTGCATCTTCGGGAGGGCGCGGTTGTGCAATTCAGTACCGATCCGGCAGATTATCTGCCGGTGGTCTACACCCGATTCGAGGGGACGGAATGCAAAAACTATTCGCCCTTCATTTACGCCTATGAACAGGAAAACATCGCCATCACCGGCAAGGGCACCCTTGACGGTCAGGCGGATTACGACAACTGGTGGGCGTGGAAAAATACCCAGGGTAGTGACGTGATTAAACTCCGGCAGCAGGCGGAAGATAGCGTAGCTGTTGAAGATCGGATATACGGAGAGGGCTCCCACCTTCGCCCCAACATGATCCAGCCGTACCGGGGTAAAAACATCCTGATTGAGGATGTCACTGTGTTGAACGGCGCCATGTGGCATATCCATCCGGTGCTCTGCGAAAATGTGACCGTACGGAACGTCACGGTGCGGGGCCATGGTCCGAACAACGATGGCTGCAATCCGGAATCGTCCAAAGATGTCCTTATCGACAGCTGTCTGTTCGATACCGGCGACGACTGCGTGGCAATAAAGGCCGGACGGAATGCGGACGGTCGCCGGATCGGCGTGCCCAGCGAAAATATTATTGTCCAAAATTCCACAATGTACGACGGCCACGGCGGGGTGGTGATCGGCAGCGAGATGACCGGGGGCGCCCGGAATATCTTTGCCCAGAACTGTTATATGGACAGCCCTAGCCTGGATCGCGCGCTCCGGATTAAGACCAACTCCCGGCGGGGCGGCTTTGTGGAAAATGTCTATTTCAAGGATATTGAGATCGGTGAGGTGGCCCGCGCAGTAGTCTGGGTCAATTGTTATTATAGTAACGAGACTGGAGATTTCACACCGACCGTCCGTAATGTGAAGGTCGAGAATGTCACAAGCCAGGAGAGCGATTACGCAGTTTGGATGCGGGGATTGAACGAGTCTCCCGTGAGCAATATCCGGCTCATTAACTGCAACATCCAGGGCGTATCCCACGGTAATTCCCTGGATAATGTGGCTAATCTGAGTCTGCAAAACGTCACAATTAACGATGAATCGTGGAACACTATCCTTGAGCCGGTGGGAGAGGGCGTCACTGTATTGGGAACGGCGGAGGCTCCGGAATCCCTCCCGGACAGGGTGCGTCTGCTGCAGAATTATCCGAATCCGTTTAACGCTTCAACCACCATCAATTACTCGCTGGCTAAACCGGGTGACGTCAGTCTGACGATATACGACATCTCCGGGAGAAAAGTCACGACCCTGACACAGGGACACCGGAACGCCGGAAGCTATTCCATTCGCTGGGACGGCCGGAATGTGGCCGGAATCTCCGTGGGGAGCGGAATCTATTTTTATCGAATTACGGTTGATGGCCGGCCTGGTTTGCAGAAACGGATGGTTTTACTTAAATAA
- a CDS encoding bacterioferritin, whose protein sequence is MHEHSIELLNKAVADELSAVHQYMYFHFHCDDQGFDLLAQLFKRTSIEEMTHVEMLAERILFLGGDVEMELADPVNAEKDVEKMLTIARGMEEQSVMDYNKWANECAKNNDSASKKLFENLVDDEERHYDQYDDEIDNVERFGDRYLALQSIERSKNVSSGGGGEE, encoded by the coding sequence ATGCACGAACACAGTATTGAATTATTGAACAAAGCCGTCGCTGATGAACTGTCTGCCGTCCACCAGTACATGTATTTTCACTTCCATTGCGACGATCAGGGATTTGATCTGCTGGCACAGCTCTTTAAACGCACTTCCATCGAAGAGATGACCCACGTGGAAATGCTGGCGGAGCGCATCCTGTTTTTAGGAGGTGACGTGGAGATGGAACTGGCTGACCCGGTCAATGCTGAAAAGGATGTGGAAAAGATGCTCACCATCGCCCGGGGCATGGAAGAGCAGAGCGTAATGGATTACAACAAGTGGGCCAACGAATGCGCTAAAAATAATGATTCTGCCTCCAAGAAATTGTTCGAAAATCTTGTTGATGATGAAGAACGTCACTATGACCAGTACGACGATGAGATCGACAATGTCGAACGTTTCGGCGATCGGTATCTGGCGCTGCAGTCCATTGAGCGGAGTAAAAATGTGTCCTCCGGCGGTGGTGGCGAAGAATAG
- a CDS encoding glycoside hydrolase family 3 C-terminal domain-containing protein — MITFGLLFGVLLGAQEVDYLNPELPIDQRVDDLVSRMTLEEKVSQMQDHAPAIPRLDIPEYNWWNEALHGVARAGTATVFPQAIGIAATWNTDLMAEIADVISTEARAKYHRAIENDNHGRYYGLTFWSPNINIFRDPRWGRGQETYGEDPYLTSRMGVEFVKGLQGDHPEYFKVIATPKHYVVHSGPEPLRHKFNATVNQRDLWDTYMPAFRATIQGAKAYSSMCAYNRTNGEACCGSNTLLKNILRNEWGFDGYIVSDCGAVEDIYNDHKMVKTAPEAAALAVQSGTDLNCGDVYEPALVQAVEQGLIAEETIDTSIKRLLRARMKLGMFDPPEMVPYTDITIDENDTPEHRELSRRAAQESIVLLKNSDDILPLGENIRKIAVIGPTADSYAMLVGNYNGTPSKYVTPLQGIKNKVPADVEVEYLRGSNPVRGGAVIHDFSNDLVSVEGKTGLYAEYFNNRNLKGEPFFTGTATINSYSWLWGESVPDLGRGEEFSVRWKATLTAPETGKMNFIVSGSDGYRLKIDGNTILSDWDENEVSTTEGAVQVVKGEEYEFVMEFFQATNWPRLSVQWQMLDANPIQEATELASESDVVIFVGGITAELEGEEMPIEVEGFRGGDRTSIQLPTVQQKLLKALHKTGTPVVLVQSSGSALASSWAKENIPTILHLWYPGQEGGTALADVLFGDYSPGGRLPVTFYKSVDQLPPFDEYSMENRTYRYFDGEPLYPFGYGLSYTTFDYSSLKVPSEGTTDDEVNITVDVTNTGDMAGDEVVQLYVKDLAATGPVPLQSLQGMKRVHLESGETRTVEFTLQPENLALVTENGQRIVEPGEFEIFVGGGLPDNFPETSEVTSGKVTLTGETNFVD, encoded by the coding sequence ATGATAACATTTGGATTACTTTTTGGTGTTTTACTCGGTGCCCAGGAGGTCGACTATCTCAATCCTGAACTCCCGATCGACCAGCGGGTGGATGACTTGGTCTCGCGGATGACGTTGGAGGAGAAGGTCTCCCAGATGCAGGATCACGCTCCCGCTATTCCGCGGCTGGATATTCCGGAGTATAACTGGTGGAATGAGGCTCTGCATGGCGTCGCACGGGCAGGGACCGCCACCGTATTTCCCCAGGCGATTGGAATTGCGGCCACCTGGAATACTGATTTAATGGCCGAAATCGCAGACGTCATTTCCACAGAAGCCCGGGCCAAGTACCACCGCGCAATCGAAAACGATAACCACGGCCGCTATTACGGGTTGACGTTCTGGAGCCCGAATATCAATATTTTCCGGGATCCGCGCTGGGGACGGGGACAGGAAACTTACGGCGAGGACCCATATCTGACTTCACGGATGGGCGTGGAATTCGTGAAGGGGTTACAGGGAGACCACCCGGAATATTTCAAGGTTATCGCCACCCCGAAACATTATGTCGTGCATAGTGGGCCGGAGCCGCTGCGGCACAAATTTAACGCTACCGTGAACCAGCGGGATCTCTGGGATACGTACATGCCCGCGTTTCGTGCCACTATCCAGGGGGCAAAAGCGTATTCGTCCATGTGTGCCTATAACCGCACGAACGGTGAAGCCTGCTGCGGTTCGAATACATTACTAAAGAACATTCTCCGGAATGAATGGGGCTTCGACGGTTACATTGTTTCCGATTGTGGCGCCGTCGAGGATATTTATAATGACCACAAGATGGTAAAAACTGCCCCGGAAGCGGCCGCGCTTGCAGTGCAGTCCGGTACGGACCTGAATTGCGGAGACGTATACGAACCTGCCCTCGTTCAGGCGGTGGAACAGGGACTCATTGCTGAAGAAACAATCGATACTTCAATAAAACGTCTGCTCCGTGCCCGGATGAAACTCGGCATGTTCGATCCGCCGGAAATGGTGCCGTATACAGATATTACCATTGATGAAAACGATACCCCGGAGCATCGGGAACTCTCCCGCCGGGCGGCCCAGGAATCGATCGTCTTGCTCAAGAATAGCGATGATATCCTTCCGCTGGGCGAAAATATCCGGAAGATTGCCGTTATCGGACCGACGGCGGATTCGTATGCCATGTTAGTGGGCAACTACAACGGCACGCCCTCAAAATACGTGACACCGCTTCAGGGCATAAAAAATAAGGTCCCCGCGGATGTGGAAGTCGAATATCTCCGTGGAAGTAATCCGGTTCGCGGCGGCGCCGTAATCCATGATTTTTCCAATGATTTAGTGAGCGTCGAGGGTAAAACCGGACTATACGCGGAGTACTTTAATAACAGGAATCTGAAAGGCGAACCGTTTTTCACCGGGACAGCCACCATCAATTCCTACAGCTGGCTGTGGGGCGAATCGGTGCCGGATCTCGGAAGGGGAGAGGAATTTTCCGTACGATGGAAAGCAACCCTTACCGCGCCGGAAACCGGGAAGATGAATTTTATTGTATCCGGCAGCGACGGATATCGGCTCAAAATCGATGGGAATACCATCCTGAGTGACTGGGATGAAAACGAAGTCTCTACGACCGAAGGTGCTGTCCAGGTCGTGAAAGGGGAGGAATACGAATTCGTCATGGAATTTTTCCAGGCGACTAACTGGCCGCGTCTCTCTGTCCAGTGGCAGATGCTGGATGCGAACCCGATACAGGAAGCGACAGAACTGGCATCCGAATCCGATGTGGTAATCTTTGTCGGTGGGATAACCGCAGAATTAGAGGGCGAAGAGATGCCCATCGAAGTAGAGGGCTTCCGGGGTGGGGACAGAACCTCGATCCAGTTGCCAACAGTACAGCAAAAACTCCTGAAAGCATTACACAAGACCGGAACACCGGTAGTGCTGGTTCAGTCCAGCGGCAGTGCGCTGGCTTCGAGCTGGGCGAAGGAAAATATCCCGACTATCCTTCATCTCTGGTATCCGGGACAGGAAGGCGGGACTGCGCTGGCCGATGTACTGTTCGGCGATTACAGTCCCGGGGGACGACTGCCCGTCACATTTTACAAATCCGTGGATCAGCTGCCGCCGTTTGATGAATATTCCATGGAAAACCGGACGTACCGATACTTCGATGGCGAACCTCTGTATCCGTTTGGATACGGGCTGAGCTATACCACCTTCGATTACAGCAGCTTGAAAGTCCCTTCTGAGGGAACCACAGATGACGAAGTAAACATCACCGTTGATGTAACGAATACCGGGGATATGGCCGGGGATGAAGTCGTTCAGTTGTACGTCAAGGATTTGGCCGCCACCGGACCGGTTCCGTTACAATCGCTCCAGGGGATGAAGCGGGTTCATTTGGAATCGGGCGAAACCCGGACGGTGGAGTTTACTCTGCAGCCGGAGAATCTGGCCCTAGTCACCGAAAACGGTCAGCGTATTGTGGAGCCAGGTGAATTCGAGATCTTCGTCGGTGGTGGACTACCGGATAATTTTCCGGAAACGTCGGAAGTCACGTCCGGGAAGGTGACGTTGACAGGAGAGACAAATTTCGTGGACTGA
- the bla gene encoding subclass B1 metallo-beta-lactamase, producing the protein MRKIGSGLIIFVFLFGHQDIKGQQPQTIRITEDVQLVHLRDSVFVHVTYHSNDEFGRFPSNGLLVISNGEAVMVDTPMDIDKTRIIVEYLEDSLDVQVTEFIAGHYHADCIGGLEFLQNRGVESIANTMTVDICRARGLPVPSRVFTDSLTFHFNGDPIECWYFGGGHSRDNITVWLPEQRILFGGCLIRAAGARGLGNTAEAVVDEWDATVDRILDVYRDIRFVIPGHGDYGGTELLNHTIDLVRTAKGE; encoded by the coding sequence ATGAGGAAAATCGGATCGGGACTTATCATTTTTGTGTTCCTTTTCGGGCACCAGGATATCAAAGGACAACAGCCTCAGACCATACGGATTACAGAAGATGTCCAACTTGTCCACCTTCGGGATTCAGTTTTTGTGCACGTTACCTACCACTCCAACGATGAATTCGGCCGGTTTCCGTCCAACGGATTACTGGTTATTAGTAACGGCGAAGCTGTGATGGTCGATACGCCGATGGATATTGATAAAACCCGTATCATTGTGGAATACCTTGAAGATTCGCTGGATGTGCAAGTCACCGAATTTATCGCCGGGCATTACCATGCGGATTGCATCGGTGGGCTGGAATTTCTGCAGAACCGGGGAGTTGAGTCTATCGCCAACACCATGACTGTGGATATCTGCCGGGCCCGTGGGTTGCCGGTCCCGTCCAGGGTGTTCACCGACTCACTGACGTTCCATTTCAATGGAGACCCAATCGAGTGCTGGTATTTTGGCGGTGGCCATTCCAGAGATAACATCACCGTCTGGCTTCCGGAACAGCGAATTCTGTTCGGAGGCTGTTTGATCCGTGCAGCGGGAGCAAGGGGACTCGGCAATACGGCCGAAGCCGTGGTGGATGAGTGGGACGCAACCGTTGACCGCATTCTGGATGTCTATCGGGATATTCGATTCGTAATTCCCGGTCATGGCGATTACGGCGGAACGGAACTGCTGAATCACACCATTGATCTAGTGCGAACGGCGAAAGGAGAATAG
- a CDS encoding class I SAM-dependent methyltransferase, which translates to MTKNKEHVRLSEERETLLVPLYSRAVESEKAKPIILDEKAREILTRVEYDFDALNIPASSAVMLCLRGKKLDDWTRAFLKKHPEALVLQLGCGLDSRYARLNNPEVEWYDLDLPDVIELRREFFAESERYHMIPSSVTDWNWIDGISFTGKQVFVIAEGLFMYLAEEDVQELILKLRDAAGSYDLAFDAYSKLTAKRVNKHPSIKKTGASVKWGINDARLMEEWAKGIRLRNEWYFTDADEIGKLGFGTRLAFRIAGFFSTAKKAHRLLYFTIEGK; encoded by the coding sequence ATGACCAAGAATAAGGAACACGTCCGGCTGTCTGAAGAGCGGGAAACCTTGCTTGTACCACTGTATTCCCGCGCCGTTGAGAGCGAGAAGGCGAAACCTATCATTCTCGATGAAAAGGCCCGGGAAATCCTCACCCGGGTGGAGTACGATTTTGACGCGCTGAATATCCCTGCGAGTTCCGCAGTGATGCTCTGTTTGCGGGGGAAGAAACTAGATGACTGGACTCGGGCTTTTCTGAAGAAGCATCCGGAAGCGCTTGTCCTACAGCTGGGATGCGGTCTCGACAGCCGGTACGCAAGGCTCAATAATCCGGAGGTCGAATGGTACGATCTGGATCTGCCGGACGTGATCGAACTCCGGCGGGAATTTTTTGCCGAATCCGAACGGTACCATATGATTCCTTCCTCGGTGACGGATTGGAACTGGATCGACGGTATTTCCTTCACTGGGAAACAGGTTTTCGTCATCGCAGAGGGGCTGTTTATGTATCTGGCAGAAGAGGACGTTCAAGAGCTTATCCTGAAACTACGCGATGCTGCCGGCAGTTACGACCTGGCCTTCGATGCGTACAGCAAATTAACGGCGAAGCGCGTCAACAAACATCCGTCGATAAAAAAGACCGGTGCGTCGGTCAAATGGGGGATAAATGACGCCCGGTTGATGGAAGAGTGGGCAAAAGGAATCAGGTTACGGAACGAGTGGTACTTTACCGATGCCGATGAGATCGGGAAACTCGGATTTGGAACACGCCTGGCCTTTCGGATCGCCGGATTTTTTTCGACGGCGAAAAAAGCACATCGTCTGTTGTATTTTACCATCGAGGGGAAATAA